In one Candidatus Krumholzibacteriia bacterium genomic region, the following are encoded:
- a CDS encoding BatA domain-containing protein yields MGFLNAAFLIGLVAAAVPVIIHLLNRRRVKRVKISSLEFLEEVNRQRMRRINLRRLLVLLLRTLAILALVFAFARPTLRSGFLFSGSVPKNVVVCLDASYSMGLEEETGTVFDAARRAAKTIVDEAGAGDAVNLIVFADRAEPALERGTRNKSVVKAAIDRSVLTRETTAIRPAIQRALALIEASDVDGGEIYVVSDFRASEDSALVDEAAIPDNVRLYFVPAASGDADNVSIDRVGVPRKLLRPGEVVRVSVTASNHSRRASASVPLEIALDGDRKAEQVVELAPMASQTITFPLSVGKSGRYHGRVAKNRDRLPVDDDRFFLVEVSNSIPVTVLAGRRRMTGADGGAGTPGVFYVEKALNPRGTLEGEFTVRSIDERELTANALPAAGVVVWVDPQAMEPRRMVLLERHVRRGGGLLVFLGNVSTALRDDAAFRALVGARAFTDKAVDSRPAFTSFEKAHPVFSLFTAEELQLLSRARVRSYVAARGVAPDSVLAYVGGGDPAIWETSRGAGRVLVIAPGADLETGDLPLSPMFLPLVHTSVSYLAGSSDATGGEEHLVGKPISFEVSTTGLDESQLVIRDPADATLKPVVGGRSGGDVVVAYERPLDPGFYRLYRDTTRVAETAVNVDTEESNLTVSSLSGKRPRGVSVVEAGAGFRDDLREAREGREIYAMFVLFAIAALAAESVLGRKA; encoded by the coding sequence ATGGGTTTTCTCAATGCGGCGTTTCTGATCGGCCTGGTAGCGGCCGCGGTGCCGGTGATCATTCACCTGCTCAACCGCCGCCGCGTCAAGCGCGTCAAGATTTCCTCGCTGGAGTTTCTGGAGGAGGTCAACCGGCAGCGCATGCGTCGCATCAACCTGCGGCGTCTGCTGGTGCTGCTGCTGCGCACTCTCGCCATCCTCGCCCTCGTGTTTGCCTTCGCGCGGCCCACGCTGCGCAGCGGCTTTCTCTTCAGTGGTTCCGTGCCCAAGAACGTGGTGGTGTGCCTGGACGCCAGCTACAGCATGGGCCTGGAGGAAGAAACCGGCACCGTGTTCGACGCCGCGCGCCGCGCCGCCAAGACCATCGTGGACGAAGCCGGTGCGGGCGACGCGGTGAACCTCATCGTCTTTGCCGACCGCGCCGAGCCCGCGCTGGAGCGCGGCACCCGCAACAAGAGCGTGGTCAAGGCGGCCATCGACCGCTCCGTGCTCACCCGCGAAACCACCGCCATCCGCCCCGCCATCCAACGCGCGCTCGCGCTCATCGAGGCGAGCGACGTGGACGGCGGCGAGATCTACGTGGTGTCCGACTTTCGCGCCAGCGAGGACTCCGCACTGGTCGACGAAGCCGCCATCCCCGACAACGTGCGTCTGTACTTCGTGCCCGCCGCATCCGGCGATGCCGACAACGTGAGCATCGATCGCGTCGGCGTGCCGCGCAAGCTGTTGCGCCCCGGCGAGGTGGTGCGCGTGTCGGTGACCGCCAGCAACCACTCGCGCCGCGCCAGCGCCAGCGTGCCGCTGGAGATCGCCCTGGACGGCGACCGCAAGGCGGAGCAGGTGGTGGAACTGGCGCCGATGGCGTCGCAGACCATCACCTTTCCGCTGTCGGTGGGCAAGTCGGGACGCTATCACGGCCGGGTGGCCAAGAACCGCGACCGGCTGCCGGTGGACGACGACCGCTTCTTCCTGGTGGAAGTGTCCAACAGCATCCCGGTGACGGTGCTCGCGGGCCGGCGCCGCATGACCGGCGCCGACGGCGGCGCGGGAACACCCGGCGTGTTCTACGTGGAGAAGGCGCTCAACCCGCGCGGCACCCTCGAGGGCGAGTTCACGGTGCGTTCCATCGACGAGCGCGAACTCACCGCCAACGCGCTTCCCGCCGCCGGCGTGGTGGTGTGGGTGGATCCGCAGGCCATGGAGCCGCGGCGCATGGTGCTGCTGGAGCGCCACGTGCGGCGCGGTGGCGGCCTGCTGGTGTTCCTTGGCAATGTGAGTACGGCGCTGCGCGACGACGCGGCGTTTCGCGCGCTGGTGGGCGCGCGTGCCTTCACCGACAAAGCGGTGGACTCGCGCCCCGCGTTCACCTCGTTCGAGAAGGCGCACCCGGTGTTTTCATTGTTCACCGCAGAAGAACTGCAGCTTCTCTCCCGCGCGCGCGTGCGCTCGTACGTGGCGGCGCGCGGTGTGGCACCGGACTCGGTGCTGGCGTACGTGGGTGGCGGCGATCCCGCCATCTGGGAAACGTCGCGTGGTGCGGGGCGTGTGCTGGTGATCGCGCCCGGCGCGGATCTCGAGACCGGCGACCTGCCGCTCTCGCCCATGTTCCTCCCGCTGGTGCACACGTCGGTGTCGTACCTGGCCGGATCCAGCGACGCCACCGGCGGCGAAGAGCACCTGGTGGGCAAACCCATCTCCTTCGAAGTCTCCACCACCGGACTCGACGAGTCGCAACTCGTCATCCGCGATCCTGCCGACGCCACGCTCAAGCCGGTGGTGGGCGGGCGCAGCGGCGGCGACGTGGTGGTGGCCTACGAACGCCCCCTCGATCCCGGCTTCTACCGGCTCTACCGCGATACCACGCGCGTGGCCGAAACCGCCGTCAACGTGGACACGGAGGAGTCCAACCTCACCGTGTCGAGCCTGTCCGGCAAGCGGCCCAGGGGTGTGAGCGTGGTGGAGGCGGGCGCCGGATTCCGCGACGACCTGCGCGAGGCGCGCGAGGGCCGCGAGATCTACGCCATGTTCGTGTTGTTCGCAATCGCGGCACTGGCCGCCGAGTCGGTGCTGGGAAGGAAGGCGTGA
- a CDS encoding DUF58 domain-containing protein codes for MAYLRDKQQVSRYLDPAVVGKLQNMELKARLIVEGYIAGLHRSPYHGFSVEFAEYRPYMPGDNIKTVDWKVFGKTDRTYVKVFEEETNLIANILLDKSGSMGFPEGGVTKLTYGGMLAASLAYLMIRQQDAVGLCLFDDKVRELMPHRSVRKQLFHMLHTLDGIAPGEKTSISPALHEMAERMRRRGLVILISDLMDDPEKVLMGLKHFRHRQHEVIVFHVLDPREMDMDYRESVEFEDMETGRKLRVEPAFLRDQFKSDVRAWIDKLERGCRNHAIEYHLLRTDTPFDKALTAFLGKRERMG; via the coding sequence ATGGCTTACCTGCGAGACAAGCAACAGGTCTCCCGCTACCTCGACCCGGCCGTGGTCGGAAAGCTCCAGAACATGGAGCTCAAGGCGCGGCTCATCGTGGAGGGATACATTGCGGGATTGCACCGCAGCCCCTACCACGGTTTCTCGGTGGAGTTCGCCGAGTACCGCCCCTACATGCCCGGCGACAACATCAAGACGGTGGACTGGAAGGTGTTCGGCAAGACCGACCGCACCTACGTCAAGGTGTTCGAAGAGGAAACCAACCTCATCGCCAACATCCTGCTCGACAAGAGCGGGTCGATGGGATTCCCCGAGGGCGGGGTAACCAAACTGACGTATGGGGGCATGCTGGCGGCGAGCCTGGCCTACCTCATGATCCGCCAGCAGGACGCGGTGGGGCTGTGCCTGTTCGACGACAAGGTGCGCGAGCTCATGCCGCACCGCTCGGTGCGCAAGCAGCTGTTCCACATGCTGCACACCCTGGACGGCATTGCGCCGGGAGAGAAGACGTCCATCAGCCCCGCGCTGCACGAAATGGCGGAGCGCATGCGCCGGCGCGGACTCGTGATCCTCATCTCAGATCTCATGGACGACCCCGAGAAGGTGCTCATGGGGCTGAAGCACTTCCGCCATCGCCAGCACGAAGTCATCGTGTTCCACGTGCTCGACCCGCGCGAGATGGACATGGACTACCGCGAGTCGGTGGAGTTCGAGGACATGGAGACCGGGCGCAAGCTGCGCGTGGAGCCCGCGTTCTTGCGCGACCAGTTCAAGAGCGACGTCCGCGCGTGGATCGACAAGCTCGAGCGCGGCTGCCGCAACCACGCCATCGAGTACCACCTGCTGCGCACCGACACACCCTTCGACAAGGCGCTCACGGCGTTCCTGGGCAAGCGCGAGCGGATGGGGTAG